A part of Synergistaceae bacterium genomic DNA contains:
- a CDS encoding transposase, which translates to GIQLRIVDRFYASSKTCSRCGHIKKDLKLSDRVYECTECGLVIDRDCNAALNLRSCKKYSTAG; encoded by the coding sequence ATGGGATACAACTGCGAATAGTAGACAGATTTTATGCAAGCAGTAAAACGTGTTCCCGATGTGGACATATCAAGAAGGATTTGAAGCTGTCAGACCGTGTATATGAGTGTACAGAATGCGGATTAGTAATTGACCGAGATTGTAACGCCGCATTAAATTTGAGAAGCTGTAAGAAATATAGTACCGCTGGCTAG